The genomic region gaagaaagaactaCAGATATTGtgcatataaataataattatagagTGTGAAAGGAGATAAGTAATTAAGGAAACCTATACATTTATGTCTGATGTGAGAGAGCTtttcaggaggaaaaaaacaaattacataTTAAAACCAAAGGTTTAGAATCCcgatttatcttttttattatagctatgTCTGAGAAATGCTATCTCCCATATAAGGCTTAGAAATTTTcattcatgttttaaattttgaaataatttgctgATAATTAATTTGTTATAAGAGCTAAATAAATGTCATTATGAAGTTAACCTGCAATGTTGGGTACCTGTTTTCTTATACCTatgaaaggaaaactggaaaatttctTAGTTTACAGGGATGTTAATATGACTTTAATTTTTCTCTGCCCTTAACCATGTAACTTATATTGCAGAAATTGGAATGGGATTAACAGGATTTGGAGTGTTTTTCCTGTTCTTTGGAATGATTCTCTTTTTTGACAAAGCACTACTGGCTATTGGAAAtgtgagtttttaaatatatattttaactaaatttatAAGGAAATTTTAACTACAAATGAATTATTATCTGCTGttaaatttggggaaaataattCACTATTACTCATAAGTAATTCCTGTTACATTCTCTATTTCCATCAGGAATGAAACCTGTCAGCTTTCTGTTTAAATAAAAGGTAAACACTTAATGAGGTTTTCTAATTCCATAACTACTCTGTTAAGTGTTTGTCATGAGATTTACAATAGATTAAATGAAGGCTGCCTCTAAATAGGAGTTTAAAATAGGTGACTTGATAGTTTCATGTCTTGATAAATCACTAAagtatttttactttaaacatCCAAGACTTCACATTTGATTCAGCTGCataagatagattttttttaacctttttaaaaaaatatatctctATGTTAATGGTTGACTTGCTTAGAAAGGGATCTATGTTGTTTATTTGGAATGTGTACTATGCTATTCATGTGTGGAGGTTATGATCCAGAAATCAATAATAACCCTTCTAAGTCAGTGAAGacactgtatgtatgtgtgtgtgtgtgtgtgtgtgtgtgtgtgtatacacatacagtttgtgtgtgtgtatatatatatatatagcaaaattgttctatatatatatatagcaaaatatatatatatatatagcaaaattGTTCAAAATTGATGCCTTAATAAATGATAATAGCATTGGTATCCTAGAATATGAAGCTTAACCATTAGGCTTAATATGTATTTGTGCGAAATATTTTTCACTGAAGAATGTTAATGGGGAGGGCAAGTATTTGGAAAGAAAACCTGGGGAAAGCAAGCTCTTAATACATCACCATTTCTTGTCCACAGAATACAttcaaaatgtttgaaaacacatagttgtatttttatttctgctgcCACCAGATATTCTAGAATTTATAAAACTAGAATCTTCTTGGCTTCACGTTGTTTCTTCTGCTATCAACTTAGCCGTGTCAATATTTCTCCCATCCATAGAAACTCCTGTAGCCTATGATGAATATTTCAGAACCAAGAGGAATACCCTTGGGTGACATATTTATGGGCAGCTTTCCTCTTTATGCCTTGCCAACTCATCTGCTTGACTAAGCCTTCCTCATCCAGCTAAAACTAGGAAAACTACTGCAGACACAGATGCCCCTTGGTAACGTCtaatctttctttgtttctctttttctccatttaatCAAGATAGAAGAGGAATGAGACAAATGGAACAAAGCTACAAGTTTAACATGCATAACCCACTCCTTGGTTCTGCTGCTTGGTTGTACATTACAGTTCTGTCTGGCCAGTTGCCCACATTAAAAGCCAAACAAATgtgcttctttttttatatttagcttGACTTTACGTTTAAAATTTATGCATTGTGTTTAACTACCTTTTCCgtgttgtattttctttctcttttaggtTTTATTTGTAGCCGGCTTGGCTTTTGTAATTGGTTTAGAAAGAACATTCAGATTCTTCttccaaaaacataaaatgaaagctACAGGATTTTTTCTGGGTGGTGTATTTGTAGTCCTTATTGGTTGGCCTTTGATAGGCATGATCTTCGAAATTTATGGATTTTTTCTCTTATTCAGGTAAGGCATATTACTGTCTCTTTCAGTAAATCAGTGTGTCAGATAGTACAAAAACTCAGATATTTGCATCAGTTGGAGTAAGATGATGATCATTTCcttaaatggaattttatttagGTTGAATCTTATAGATTTAAATGAAGcaactataaaaatgtttatcacaCGTAAATGATTGCCTAATGGTATAAATTATCTTGTATTGCCAGcacaataaagtttattttattggcATTTTAAGGCACCATCTTTATGTTTGATATTTGTATCAACTAAATAGTGGtaagtaggtaggtagataggtaggcAGATAGGTCGGTCGGTCGAtcggtaggtagatagatagatagatagatagatcgatcGATCCAGCATTTTGGTGTGTAGAATCTTATACTTCATAGCTACTGCTACTTGATGCACATTTATTTAGCACATAGACATATTAGAAGATTGTTTACCAAATACACTACTATGGGAGATTTTGAGCAGGTAATATTTTGTAAATGCCAGTTAGCAGGTAAAcaatagtatgtgtatatatctatatgaaAATACcttcggccaggtgcagtagctcacgcctgtaatcccagcactttgggaggccgagatgggtggatcacctcaggtcaggaggtcaagaccagcctggccaacatgatgaaaccccgtctctactaaaaattcaaaaattagccggccatggtggcaggtgcctgtaatcctagctactcgggaggctgaggcaggagaattgtttgaacctgggaggcggaagttgcagtgagccgatcacaccatcgcactccagcctaggcaatagagagagactctgtctcaaaaaaaaaaaaaaacagaaaagaaaataactttaagtaGGGTTGAACTTAAttatttattccagaaatgcatATCCTTTGTCTTCtatctgccaggcactgtattACCCACAGGagacataaaaatgaattaagtaCCAAATCTGCTTTAGAAAATCTCTCATTTCTGTTATGGAAAGTAGACTCAAAAAATACCAATAGGATATAGTCATAATGccattataaatgtatatgcagAATATTGTAAGAGCACgattaaaaaattagtaaattcaAGGAGAGTTAAGAAATGTTAACCGATAAACTGGGCTTTGAAGAATGGGTAAGAATTTATCCTATAAACGCAAAAGGGAACGACAGTTAACTGAACAGAAGGAACAGACAG from Pongo pygmaeus isolate AG05252 chromosome 10, NHGRI_mPonPyg2-v2.0_pri, whole genome shotgun sequence harbors:
- the GOLT1B gene encoding vesicle transport protein GOT1B, translating into MISLTDTQKIGMGLTGFGVFFLFFGMILFFDKALLAIGNVLFVAGLAFVIGLERTFRFFFQKHKMKATGFFLGGVFVVLIGWPLIGMIFEIYGFFLLFRGFFPVIVGFIRRVPVLGSLLNLPGIRSFVDKVGESNNMV